A window of the Paenibacillus woosongensis genome harbors these coding sequences:
- a CDS encoding excinuclease ABC subunit UvrA, translating into MSQMNQEYIVISAARENNLKNISLRIPKRKITIFTGVSGSGKSSIVFDTIAAESSRLLNENFSMFVRTFLPKYPQPDADAIENLSMAVIVDQKRLGGGSHSTMGTITDISPILRLLFSRVGQPHIGGANMFSFNDPQGMCPECSGIGRSMCVDMSKAVDMSKSLQEGAIMLPGYGVDSFDWTMLVHSGPFDPGKKLSNYGEEELEQLLYGKARKVATQFGGKTMNITVEGVIEKFTNKYIKQDLKTKSERTQKTVAPYISEGPCSSCHGARLSQAALGCRIHGHNIAELSSMEVGQLISVIRQIDDASAAPMVKSLTERLQHLVDIGLDYLTLDRETDTLSGGESQRVKMVKHLSGSLVDVTYIFDEPSVGLHPRDVHRLNELLQKLRDKGNTVLVVEHDPDVIKVADHIVDVGPHAGSRGGNIVYEGSYSGLLESGTLTGTHMKRPIQLKSECRQPSGKLSIHGAKLHNLQNVSVDIPTGVLTVVTGVAGSGKSTLINDVFLSQHPDAIVIDQSAVGVSTRSNPATYTGILDDVRKAFASANKVSPSLFSFNSKGACENCQGLGVVYMDLSFLESVKLPCEICGGKRFKEEVLAYKLNGKSIAEVLEMTVEQALEFFQLKEVVRKLQAMNDVGLNYITLGQPLSTLSGGECQRIKLASELHKKGSIYVMDEPTTGLHMSDIGHLLGIMNRLVDAGNTVIVIEHNLEVISQADWMIDMGPDGGSKGGQVVFEGLPSQIIHAEQSITGKYLM; encoded by the coding sequence ATGAGTCAAATGAATCAGGAATATATCGTCATCTCGGCTGCACGGGAAAACAACCTCAAGAACATATCCTTGAGAATTCCCAAGCGGAAGATCACGATATTCACCGGGGTATCCGGATCAGGCAAGTCATCGATCGTCTTTGATACGATAGCCGCAGAATCCTCGCGTTTGCTGAACGAGAATTTCAGCATGTTCGTACGCACGTTCCTGCCTAAATATCCGCAGCCGGATGCGGACGCCATCGAGAACCTGAGCATGGCGGTTATCGTGGATCAGAAGCGGCTGGGCGGCGGCTCCCATTCTACGATGGGCACAATTACCGATATTTCTCCTATTCTCCGCCTTCTTTTTTCACGAGTAGGTCAGCCCCATATCGGTGGAGCGAACATGTTCTCATTTAACGATCCGCAGGGCATGTGTCCCGAATGCAGCGGAATTGGTCGCAGTATGTGCGTTGACATGAGCAAGGCGGTAGATATGTCCAAGTCGCTCCAGGAAGGGGCAATCATGCTTCCGGGTTATGGGGTTGACAGTTTTGATTGGACGATGCTTGTGCACTCGGGGCCATTCGATCCCGGCAAGAAGCTGAGTAATTATGGGGAAGAAGAGTTGGAGCAGCTTCTCTACGGCAAGGCGAGGAAAGTAGCAACGCAATTCGGCGGCAAGACAATGAATATTACAGTTGAGGGCGTCATCGAGAAGTTCACCAACAAATACATCAAGCAGGATCTGAAAACGAAGTCCGAACGCACGCAAAAAACCGTTGCGCCTTACATTTCCGAGGGCCCCTGCTCCAGCTGCCACGGTGCGAGACTCAGTCAGGCTGCACTTGGCTGCAGGATCCATGGACACAACATTGCAGAGCTTTCATCCATGGAGGTAGGTCAGCTCATCAGCGTCATTCGGCAGATTGACGATGCGTCGGCCGCGCCGATGGTCAAGTCGCTGACGGAGCGGCTGCAGCATCTGGTGGACATTGGACTCGACTACTTGACACTGGATCGGGAGACGGATACTTTATCTGGTGGCGAATCGCAGCGGGTCAAGATGGTGAAGCATCTGAGCGGGAGTCTGGTTGATGTCACATATATTTTCGATGAACCCAGCGTTGGCCTTCACCCCCGTGATGTACACCGGCTAAATGAATTGCTTCAGAAGCTGCGCGACAAGGGCAATACCGTGCTCGTCGTCGAGCATGATCCCGATGTCATCAAGGTGGCAGATCATATCGTCGATGTCGGGCCCCATGCCGGGAGCCGCGGGGGTAACATCGTGTATGAAGGAAGTTACTCAGGTTTGCTGGAGTCAGGCACATTGACAGGTACTCATATGAAACGGCCGATACAGCTAAAGAGTGAGTGCAGACAGCCGTCCGGCAAGCTATCCATCCATGGCGCCAAGCTGCATAATCTGCAGAACGTGAGCGTAGATATTCCAACCGGTGTATTGACCGTAGTGACGGGTGTAGCTGGGTCAGGCAAGAGTACCCTAATTAACGACGTATTCCTCAGCCAGCATCCGGATGCGATTGTCATCGACCAGTCGGCGGTAGGCGTGTCGACACGCTCGAATCCTGCGACCTATACGGGCATACTGGATGATGTGCGCAAAGCGTTTGCTTCTGCGAACAAAGTGAGCCCAAGCTTGTTCAGCTTCAACTCCAAAGGGGCTTGCGAAAACTGCCAAGGGCTCGGCGTTGTGTATATGGACCTTTCGTTCCTCGAAAGTGTGAAGCTGCCATGCGAAATATGCGGAGGGAAACGATTTAAGGAAGAGGTACTCGCATACAAGCTGAACGGTAAGTCGATCGCAGAAGTGCTGGAGATGACGGTGGAGCAAGCCTTGGAATTTTTCCAGCTAAAAGAGGTAGTACGCAAGCTTCAGGCGATGAACGACGTAGGTCTGAACTATATCACACTTGGCCAACCGCTTAGCACGCTCTCGGGCGGGGAATGCCAGCGCATTAAGCTGGCAAGCGAGCTGCATAAGAAGGGCAGCATCTATGTAATGGACGAGCCAACAACCGGCCTGCATATGTCGGATATCGGCCACCTTTTGGGGATCATGAACCGCCTTGTCGATGCCGGCAATACGGTGATTGTGATTGAGCACAACCTTGAGGTGATCAGCCAAGCCGATTGGATGATCGATATGGGACCGGATGGAGGGAGCAAGGGCGGCCAGGTCGTGTTCGAGGGCCTGCCTTCGCAGATCATCCATGCGGAGCAATCGATTACAGGAAAATACTTGATGTAA
- a CDS encoding VOC family protein — MKIIVTSIFVQDQDKALEFYSEKLGFLKKVDVPVGEFRWITLASPDDQNGTELLLEPNHHPAAKEYQQKIFAEGIPATMFGVADIHQEYQRLMEKGVEFTMEPTQAGEVTIAVFDDTCGNLIQIVQK, encoded by the coding sequence ATGAAAATCATTGTTACCAGTATATTCGTTCAAGATCAAGACAAGGCGCTGGAGTTTTATTCAGAAAAGCTTGGCTTTTTAAAAAAGGTGGACGTTCCTGTCGGAGAATTTAGGTGGATAACGCTTGCTTCTCCCGATGATCAAAACGGGACCGAACTTTTGTTGGAACCGAATCATCATCCTGCCGCAAAAGAGTATCAACAGAAGATATTCGCGGAGGGCATCCCAGCAACCATGTTTGGCGTTGCAGATATTCACCAAGAGTATCAGCGATTAATGGAAAAAGGTGTGGAATTTACAATGGAGCCGACGCAGGCGGGGGAAGTCACCATAGCTGTCTTCGATGATACATGCGGCAACCTTATTCAGATCGTACAGAAGTAA
- a CDS encoding phage tail protein translates to MSYIVDFKDVSTVGLESSPVAEALAGLRANEARYFMNKYKHEFTVIPASESQETLDYVNRILKEERDIEFSSKPLETSRFQVENIKIAYIFYEDGLSVNVMYTVDDPKKRAVGFKLSEGMEVPKELAEKFKFARQKSKLAGTIRGSFFVIKGEY, encoded by the coding sequence ATGTCCTATATTGTTGATTTTAAAGATGTGTCCACGGTTGGTTTAGAGTCTTCACCTGTAGCAGAAGCGCTGGCGGGTTTACGCGCTAATGAAGCCCGCTACTTTATGAACAAATACAAGCATGAATTTACGGTTATACCCGCCAGCGAAAGCCAGGAGACCTTGGATTATGTGAATCGGATTTTAAAAGAAGAACGCGATATTGAGTTTTCGAGCAAACCTTTAGAAACGTCGCGTTTTCAAGTGGAAAATATTAAAATAGCCTACATCTTTTATGAGGATGGACTTTCGGTCAACGTTATGTATACGGTAGATGACCCTAAGAAGCGTGCTGTTGGTTTTAAGCTTTCTGAGGGGATGGAGGTGCCTAAGGAGCTAGCAGAGAAGTTTAAGTTTGCTAGGCAGAAGTCTAAACTAGCGGGAACAATCCGGGGCTCGTTTTTTGTCATCAAAGGAGAGTATTAA
- a CDS encoding VOC family protein, giving the protein MINRIGQVMLYVSNQDEAREFWTEKLGFEVISEETNGPMRWIEVAPKGAATSIVLHNKEAVAQMNPEMNLGTPSLMYFTENLDQLYRDLTKKNVTVGDIVELPAGRVFNFADDEDNYFAVMETRKKK; this is encoded by the coding sequence ATGATTAATAGAATTGGCCAAGTAATGTTGTATGTGAGTAACCAAGACGAAGCCAGAGAATTTTGGACAGAAAAACTAGGGTTCGAGGTCATTTCGGAAGAAACGAACGGTCCGATGAGGTGGATCGAAGTTGCTCCAAAGGGTGCAGCAACGAGCATTGTACTACATAATAAAGAGGCTGTTGCCCAAATGAATCCTGAAATGAATTTGGGAACACCATCTTTAATGTATTTTACGGAAAATCTCGATCAATTATATCGTGATTTGACGAAGAAAAATGTCACAGTGGGGGACATTGTAGAACTTCCGGCTGGAAGAGTCTTTAACTTCGCAGATGATGAAGATAATTATTTTGCTGTCATGGAAACAAGAAAGAAAAAATGA
- a CDS encoding PLP-dependent aminotransferase family protein, producing the protein MFGFIPTTDGGSFTKQLCSFLRENIETGALAPGLRLPPTRQAAQELRIARNIMVEVYEQLTAEGYLTTRVGSGTYISDGIQSRPLRSLPSSQISQTSRVPATKKKENWIDFDAGSPDLIHFPRRLWSKYVRDITNNDPDTVFDYSDVQGKIELRETISQYVYRVKGIRCSSDQIIVTSGTSEAFLLLAASFSDLLRTVYVEDPTIGFVADIFQKWKYNIHHVDVDHQGMIIDRIPVSESGGLIILTPSHQYPTGSILSIQRRQHAVRLAETAGHYLLEDDYNSEFRHKGNPIPPLQILAPTRVIYASTFSKTLSPALRIGYLIVPPELIQRILQTKMELNLTASGITQSVLTRFIEDGHYDRHILKMKAIYKKKRILLVEQCHRIFGDDAKILGDETGMHAQIVFRPDLYGEIDWQQIESFGVRLSTFDDYASSIGKHQGKVVLGYGNLTEEEITEGLWRIHRFLKSFKK; encoded by the coding sequence TTGTTCGGCTTCATCCCTACAACGGATGGCGGATCGTTTACCAAACAGTTATGCAGCTTTTTACGCGAAAATATTGAAACCGGAGCCCTCGCTCCCGGTCTCCGTCTACCGCCTACGCGTCAGGCTGCCCAAGAGCTGCGTATTGCCCGGAACATTATGGTCGAGGTATATGAGCAGTTGACGGCCGAAGGCTACTTAACGACACGCGTTGGATCGGGCACTTATATTTCTGACGGCATTCAGTCTCGGCCGCTGCGATCTCTTCCCTCCTCCCAGATCTCCCAAACTTCTCGTGTCCCGGCAACTAAAAAGAAAGAAAATTGGATCGACTTCGATGCAGGCTCACCCGATCTTATCCATTTTCCGCGCAGGCTTTGGAGTAAATATGTACGGGATATTACGAATAACGATCCAGACACCGTATTTGATTACAGTGACGTGCAAGGCAAGATAGAATTGAGGGAAACGATATCTCAATATGTATACCGAGTAAAGGGAATACGCTGCAGCAGCGATCAGATCATTGTAACTTCGGGTACTTCCGAGGCTTTTCTGCTGCTTGCGGCATCCTTCTCAGACCTGCTTCGAACCGTTTATGTCGAAGATCCAACGATCGGATTTGTCGCGGATATTTTTCAGAAATGGAAATATAACATTCATCATGTCGACGTCGATCATCAAGGGATGATCATCGACCGCATTCCTGTATCGGAGTCAGGAGGTTTAATCATACTTACACCTTCTCACCAATATCCGACCGGCAGTATCCTTTCAATACAGCGAAGGCAGCATGCCGTGAGACTGGCAGAAACAGCAGGGCATTATTTGTTGGAAGACGACTACAATAGCGAGTTCCGCCATAAAGGAAATCCGATTCCGCCCCTTCAGATATTAGCTCCCACGCGAGTCATCTATGCTAGTACGTTCAGCAAAACCTTATCACCTGCACTGCGGATCGGATATCTTATCGTTCCACCTGAATTGATACAACGTATCCTGCAAACGAAAATGGAACTGAATCTAACCGCTTCGGGCATTACACAGTCGGTATTGACCCGGTTCATTGAGGATGGTCATTATGACCGGCATATCCTGAAAATGAAAGCTATTTATAAAAAGAAACGCATCCTGCTGGTAGAACAATGCCACCGTATCTTCGGCGATGACGCCAAAATATTAGGAGATGAAACCGGGATGCATGCGCAAATCGTATTTCGGCCAGATCTCTATGGGGAGATCGATTGGCAACAGATAGAATCGTTCGGCGTTCGCCTGAGTACTTTCGATGATTATGCAAGTAGTATAGGAAAACACCAGGGTAAAGTTGTTTTGGGGTATGGAAATTTGACGGAAGAGGAAATTACGGAAGGCCTATGGAGGATTCATCGTTTTTTGAAAAGCTTCAAAAAATAA
- a CDS encoding aldo/keto reductase, with protein sequence MFKRKLGKSGLDVSALGMGCWAIGGPWHDALTGEPYGWGKVDDRESIAAINYAIDYGINFIDTSDNYGAGHSEEVIGQALQGRRDRMIIATKFGNVTNEQTKEALGQNASAEYIRLACEASLRRLNTDYIDLYQFHIGDYPEHLAQEVKGVLEELVQEGKIRYFGWSTDLPSRAEIFAQSPYCTAIQHELNLFRNNTDMLNLCEKYQLSSINRGPLAMGLLTGKYSGEVTVVDPKDIRRRNDLDWLKYFKDGVPSPVMTHQLQAIRDILTSKGRTLTQGALAWLWAKSDTTLPIPGFRTVQQVTENAEAMRFGPLTPAEMAQISQLMTDTASS encoded by the coding sequence TTGTTTAAGAGAAAACTTGGAAAGTCAGGTCTGGACGTGAGCGCTCTTGGAATGGGCTGTTGGGCGATCGGCGGGCCTTGGCATGATGCGTTAACGGGTGAACCTTACGGATGGGGAAAGGTTGATGACCGTGAATCAATTGCAGCCATTAACTACGCAATCGATTACGGGATTAATTTCATTGATACATCCGACAATTATGGGGCCGGACACAGTGAAGAAGTAATCGGACAAGCGTTGCAAGGAAGGCGAGATCGAATGATCATTGCCACCAAATTCGGTAATGTTACAAATGAGCAGACCAAAGAAGCTTTAGGGCAAAACGCAAGTGCTGAATATATCAGATTGGCTTGCGAAGCTTCACTGCGAAGACTGAACACCGACTATATCGATCTGTATCAATTCCATATCGGGGATTACCCCGAACATCTGGCCCAAGAAGTGAAGGGGGTGCTTGAGGAACTTGTTCAGGAAGGCAAAATCCGTTATTTCGGGTGGTCAACCGACTTGCCTAGCCGAGCCGAAATATTCGCACAAAGCCCATATTGTACGGCGATTCAACACGAGTTAAATTTATTTCGCAACAATACGGATATGCTGAACTTATGCGAAAAGTATCAACTGTCGAGCATCAATCGGGGACCGCTTGCCATGGGACTACTGACCGGGAAGTATTCGGGGGAAGTAACGGTGGTAGATCCTAAAGATATTCGGCGCAGAAACGACTTGGACTGGTTGAAATACTTTAAAGATGGAGTTCCATCCCCGGTGATGACCCACCAGCTGCAAGCGATCCGGGATATTTTGACTTCAAAGGGCCGTACGCTGACCCAAGGAGCCCTTGCGTGGCTTTGGGCAAAAAGCGATACGACGCTTCCTATACCAGGCTTCCGCACGGTACAACAGGTAACTGAGAATGCGGAAGCAATGAGATTCGGACCGTTAACGCCGGCGGAAATGGCGCAAATCAGCCAGTTGATGACCGATACGGCAAGTTCATAG